One Hemitrygon akajei chromosome 11, sHemAka1.3, whole genome shotgun sequence DNA segment encodes these proteins:
- the LOC140735427 gene encoding tumor necrosis factor receptor superfamily member 17 isoform X1 yields MARECSKSFYFDVLTTACKSCELHCNDANTRPAACRVYSCGSTPVPTVTIPDASKLTWIIIGLLQFLILIFIVFILFIRKLHQRKANVPFKSTDVIPNSNVVISSFKETTLAEDTHQFSRVRNQQSDHLMEPDISICTVQGSEMKILISCGQGDYDYDASFPLPATEEGATALVTTKTAERCDCR; encoded by the exons ATGGCTCGCGAGTGCTCCAAGTCTTTTTACTTTGACGTGCTGACAACCGCCTGCAAATCTTGCGAGCTCCACTGCAACGATGCCAATACGCGACCTGCCGCCTGCCGGGTCTACAGCTGCGGCA GTACTCCCGTGCCTACAGTGACCATTCCTGATGCAAGTAAACTCACATGGATTATCATTGGATTACTTCAGTTTTTAATATTAATATTTATAGTATTTATTCTTTTCATTCGAAAATTGCATCAACGGAAAGCAAATGTACCATTTAAATCTACAG ATGTGATACCCAATAGTAATGTCGTCATTTCAAGTTTCAAGGAAACCACACTTGCCGAAGACACACATCAATTCTCTCGTGTAAGAAATCAGCAATCAGATCACCTTATGGAACCTGACATTTCCATTTGTACAGTCCAAGGAAGTGAAATGAAGATACTGATATCATGTGGTCAGGGAGACTATGACTATGATGCCTCATTTCCTCTACCAGCTACCGAAGAAGGAGCAACAGCTCTTGTCACAACCAAAACTGCAGAGCGCTGTGACTGTAGATAA
- the LOC140735427 gene encoding uncharacterized protein isoform X2 produces MPVPERKLRQILHLGTPVPTVTIPDASKLTWIIIGLLQFLILIFIVFILFIRKLHQRKANVPFKSTDVIPNSNVVISSFKETTLAEDTHQFSRVRNQQSDHLMEPDISICTVQGSEMKILISCGQGDYDYDASFPLPATEEGATALVTTKTAERCDCR; encoded by the exons ATGCCTGTGCCTGAAAGAAAACTGAGGCAAATCTTGCACCTGG GTACTCCCGTGCCTACAGTGACCATTCCTGATGCAAGTAAACTCACATGGATTATCATTGGATTACTTCAGTTTTTAATATTAATATTTATAGTATTTATTCTTTTCATTCGAAAATTGCATCAACGGAAAGCAAATGTACCATTTAAATCTACAG ATGTGATACCCAATAGTAATGTCGTCATTTCAAGTTTCAAGGAAACCACACTTGCCGAAGACACACATCAATTCTCTCGTGTAAGAAATCAGCAATCAGATCACCTTATGGAACCTGACATTTCCATTTGTACAGTCCAAGGAAGTGAAATGAAGATACTGATATCATGTGGTCAGGGAGACTATGACTATGATGCCTCATTTCCTCTACCAGCTACCGAAGAAGGAGCAACAGCTCTTGTCACAACCAAAACTGCAGAGCGCTGTGACTGTAGATAA